The following coding sequences are from one Triticum dicoccoides isolate Atlit2015 ecotype Zavitan chromosome 4A, WEW_v2.0, whole genome shotgun sequence window:
- the LOC119289396 gene encoding uncharacterized protein LOC119289396 isoform X2: MESPPPHKRNVRRDDDRISALPDDLLLGILERLELREAVRAGAVSTRWRHLPHRLSRLHLNGRHFRCTTLLEFMDAFTGATRRLLTDRDCHCNGSHAIKSISLRFFLSAPHLSPIGRAVEHVVSRGETKRLHFGTCSPYKRNTALQLAEFGQQFMSFSRDYPLAFQWLTRLTLKNLAFGHSDVTDLINACDRLTHLTLSFCQLVDEHTPLKIDTPCSGIKDLEFIQFGCTQIKLISVPKLSKVQCTSWRLANPPVRFVYVPELRDVSLSTGAMAWQAPFLLSDCLSRSAMNLSKLHLNFRHQMIWIQPEHPKQLTAIFRNLSDLSLSEIFPECDLSWTLFILEAAPALQKFTRSRTMPRRPTWCGSHQRISST; the protein is encoded by the exons ATGGAGTCGCCGCCGCCGCACAAGCGCAACGTCCGCCGAGATGACGACAGGATCAGCGCGCTACCCGACGACCTCCTCCTCGGAATCCTCGAGCGCCTTGAACTGCGCGAGGCGGTCCGCGCCGGCGCAGTCTCGACGCGGTGGCGGCACCTGCCCCACCGGCTCTCGCGCCTGCACCTCAACGGCCGCCATTTCCGCTGCACCACGCTGCTCGAGTTCATGGACGCCTTCACAGGCGCGACACGGAGGTTGCTGACCGACCGCGACTGCCACTGCAACGGCAGTCATGCTATCAAGTCCATCAGCCTCCGCTTCTTCCTGTCGGCGCCCCACCTGAGCCCCATCGGCCGCGCCGTTGAGCACGTCGTCAGCCGCGGCGAGACCAAACGCCTCCATTTTGGCACATGCTCGCCATACAAGAGAAACACTGCCCTGCAGCTCGCCGAGTTTGGGCAGCAGTTCATGTCCTTCTCCCGCGACTACCCACTCGCTTTCCAGTGGCTCACCAGGCTTACACTCAAGAACCTTGCGTTTGGGCATTCCGATGTCACCGACCTCATTAATGCCTGTGACAGGCTCACGCACCTCACTCTGAGTTTTTGCCAACTGGTTGATGAGCACACACCGCTCAAGATCGACACACCGTGTTCTGGGATCAAGGATCTCGAATTCATCCAATTTGGGTGCACGCAGATCAAGCTCATCTCTGTCCCAAAGCTCAGTAAAGTGCAGTGCACATCTTGGCGCTTGGCGAACCCTCCTGTGCGCTTTGTTTATGTTCCAGAGCTTCGCGATGTGAGCCTCAGTACCGGTGCCATGGCGTGGCAGGCGCCATTCCTGCTGAGCGACTGCTTGTCAAGGAGTGCAATGAACTTGTCAAAACTGCATCTCAATTTTCGCCATCAAATG ATATGGATTCAGCCGGAACATCCGAAGCAGCTTACTGCTATATTCAGAAATCTCTCCGATTTGTCCCTTTCTGAAATCTTCCCTGAGTGCGATTTGAGCTGGACCCTATTTATCCTTGAAGCTGCACCTGCCCTGCAGAAGTTTACA CGTTCGAGGACAATGCCGAGAAGACCAACGTGGTGTGGGAGCCATCAAAGGATTTCAAGCACATGA
- the LOC119289396 gene encoding uncharacterized protein LOC119289396 isoform X1: protein MESPPPHKRNVRRDDDRISALPDDLLLGILERLELREAVRAGAVSTRWRHLPHRLSRLHLNGRHFRCTTLLEFMDAFTGATRRLLTDRDCHCNGSHAIKSISLRFFLSAPHLSPIGRAVEHVVSRGETKRLHFGTCSPYKRNTALQLAEFGQQFMSFSRDYPLAFQWLTRLTLKNLAFGHSDVTDLINACDRLTHLTLSFCQLVDEHTPLKIDTPCSGIKDLEFIQFGCTQIKLISVPKLSKVQCTSWRLANPPVRFVYVPELRDVSLSTGAMAWQAPFLLSDCLSRSAMNLSKLHLNFRHQMIWIQPEHPKQLTAIFRNLSDLSLSEIFPECDLSWTLFILEAAPALQKFTLSRTRHACDIAFEDNAEKTNVVWEPSKDFKHMNLKSLTIDGFEEEDKVTNYIRLVMGRAVGLKRIELRGEGCKKCDAIDPRTSQVDETRRHRIKELLTNGSSSSVERIMR, encoded by the exons ATGGAGTCGCCGCCGCCGCACAAGCGCAACGTCCGCCGAGATGACGACAGGATCAGCGCGCTACCCGACGACCTCCTCCTCGGAATCCTCGAGCGCCTTGAACTGCGCGAGGCGGTCCGCGCCGGCGCAGTCTCGACGCGGTGGCGGCACCTGCCCCACCGGCTCTCGCGCCTGCACCTCAACGGCCGCCATTTCCGCTGCACCACGCTGCTCGAGTTCATGGACGCCTTCACAGGCGCGACACGGAGGTTGCTGACCGACCGCGACTGCCACTGCAACGGCAGTCATGCTATCAAGTCCATCAGCCTCCGCTTCTTCCTGTCGGCGCCCCACCTGAGCCCCATCGGCCGCGCCGTTGAGCACGTCGTCAGCCGCGGCGAGACCAAACGCCTCCATTTTGGCACATGCTCGCCATACAAGAGAAACACTGCCCTGCAGCTCGCCGAGTTTGGGCAGCAGTTCATGTCCTTCTCCCGCGACTACCCACTCGCTTTCCAGTGGCTCACCAGGCTTACACTCAAGAACCTTGCGTTTGGGCATTCCGATGTCACCGACCTCATTAATGCCTGTGACAGGCTCACGCACCTCACTCTGAGTTTTTGCCAACTGGTTGATGAGCACACACCGCTCAAGATCGACACACCGTGTTCTGGGATCAAGGATCTCGAATTCATCCAATTTGGGTGCACGCAGATCAAGCTCATCTCTGTCCCAAAGCTCAGTAAAGTGCAGTGCACATCTTGGCGCTTGGCGAACCCTCCTGTGCGCTTTGTTTATGTTCCAGAGCTTCGCGATGTGAGCCTCAGTACCGGTGCCATGGCGTGGCAGGCGCCATTCCTGCTGAGCGACTGCTTGTCAAGGAGTGCAATGAACTTGTCAAAACTGCATCTCAATTTTCGCCATCAAATG ATATGGATTCAGCCGGAACATCCGAAGCAGCTTACTGCTATATTCAGAAATCTCTCCGATTTGTCCCTTTCTGAAATCTTCCCTGAGTGCGATTTGAGCTGGACCCTATTTATCCTTGAAGCTGCACCTGCCCTGCAGAAGTTTACA TTATCTCGAACTCGTCATGCATGTGACATAGCGTTCGAGGACAATGCCGAGAAGACCAACGTGGTGTGGGAGCCATCAAAGGATTTCAAGCACATGAACTTGAAGTCACTGACGATAGATGGGTTCGAGGAGGAGGACAAGGTGACAAACTACATAAGGCTAGTCATGGGGCGAGCTGTTGGATTGAAGAGAATCGAGTTGCGTGGTGAAGGATGCAAGAAATGTGATGCCATTGATCCGAGGACATCCCAGGTGGATGAAACTCGCAGGCATCGGATCAAGGAGCTACTCACAAATGGATCATCCTCATCCGTGGAGAGAATAATGCGCTGA